One Schistocerca cancellata isolate TAMUIC-IGC-003103 chromosome 1, iqSchCanc2.1, whole genome shotgun sequence genomic region harbors:
- the LOC126181401 gene encoding translation initiation factor IF-2-like, producing the protein MAVDTSGSSADPDVDAPQATTSETPPITADAFPPLVGRQTAAPVCLESESQQKKRPLERSDEHSDEEVSPATPAARKPKPSTAEDLVPDDVMRVDFEASADGLEGMPNSETPGHEQEPPILSAAPEGQQPLQRAHSEDVLCQQRATADARQQVSGGSKQVQEFTNLPAAGGSAATTTRPRLKESTKTSGPQNAPRRRLNPQPNLSAPRNKGNSTSSQADIVSRNISYEIVRERSGDDNSKELGEAHPPQ; encoded by the coding sequence ATGGCAGTAGATACTTCTGGTTCTTCTGCAGACCCTGATGTTGATGCTCCCCAGGCAACTACCTCCGAGACCCCGCCCATAACCGCTGATGCGTTTCCACCACTCGTCGGACGGCAAACTGCTGCGCCAGTTTGTCTTGAAAGTGAATCTCAGcaaaagaaaaggccgctggaacgTAGTGATGAGCATTCGGATGAGGAAGTATCTCCCGCGACTCCTGCAGCCCGGAAACCAAAACCATCAACCGCGGAGGATTTAGTACCAGATGATGTTATGCGGGTCGATTTTGAAGCCAGTGCGGATGGACTTGAGGGGATGCCGAATTCTGAGACGCCGGGTCATGAACAGGAACCTCCAATTTTGAGTGCCGCGCCCGAAGGACAACAGCCGCTACAACGCGCACACAGTGAGGACGTGTTGTGTCAACAACGCGCTACAGCTGACGCCCGACAACAAGTTTCGGGCGGAAGTAAACAAGTGCAAGAGTTTACCAACCTGCCAGCTGCCGGCGGCAGTGCTGCGACAACGACACGACCGCGTCTCAAAGAATCCACAAAAACTTCGGGACCTCAAAACGCCCCACGACGAAGGCTCAATCCACAGCCAAATCTCTCCGCTCCTCGCAACAAGGGAAATTCCACTTCCTCGCAAGCGGATATAGTATCCCGAAATATTAGTTATGAAATTGTGAGGGAACGATCCGGTGATGACAACAGCAAAGAACTCGGCGAAGCCCATCCTCCACAGTAG